The following are encoded together in the Variovorax sp. PBS-H4 genome:
- the lolA gene encoding outer membrane lipoprotein chaperone LolA, with the protein MLLKKKLLVAFVALAAASGARAGGIESLEAFVKNAKSGRAEFTQTVTAPAKEGQPSRAKVSSGTFEFQRPGKFKFDYKKPFAQSIVADGETLWLYDADLNQVTQRKQSQALGSTPAALIASAPDLRALQADFTLEGVPERDGLQWVKATPKNKDGQLQNVQIGFQGDALASLEILDSFGQRSVLKFTKVEVNPALPSSTFQFKAPAGADVIRQ; encoded by the coding sequence ATGCTGTTGAAGAAGAAACTGCTGGTTGCCTTTGTGGCGTTGGCTGCTGCGAGCGGCGCGCGGGCTGGCGGCATCGAAAGCCTGGAAGCCTTTGTGAAGAACGCGAAGTCGGGCCGCGCCGAGTTCACGCAGACGGTGACCGCCCCCGCGAAGGAGGGCCAGCCCTCTCGCGCCAAGGTGTCGAGCGGCACTTTCGAATTCCAGCGGCCCGGCAAGTTCAAGTTCGACTACAAGAAGCCCTTTGCGCAAAGCATCGTGGCCGACGGCGAGACGCTCTGGCTCTACGACGCTGACCTCAACCAAGTCACGCAGCGCAAGCAGTCACAGGCACTGGGCTCGACCCCGGCAGCCCTGATCGCCTCCGCACCTGACCTGCGCGCGCTGCAAGCCGATTTCACGCTCGAGGGCGTCCCCGAACGTGACGGTCTCCAATGGGTCAAGGCCACTCCGAAGAACAAGGACGGCCAGTTGCAGAACGTCCAGATCGGCTTTCAGGGCGACGCCCTGGCCTCGCTCGAGATTCTCGACAGCTTCGGGCAGCGGTCGGTGTTGAAGTTCACCAAGGTCGAAGTGAATCCTGCGCTGCCCTCGAGCACTTTCCAATTCAAGGCGCCGGCCGGTGCCGACGTGATCCGGCAGTAG
- a CDS encoding DesA family fatty acid desaturase produces MLLPDSALLSAAIDWLGNGLWDLTWWQIVLYTLFTTHITIAAVTIFLHRTQTHRAMDLGPIPSHFFRFWLWLGTGMVTKEWVAIHRKHHAKCETDEDPHSPQVKGIDEVFWRGAELYRAESKNKETMDRYGHGTPDDWLERNLYSRYSWQGVGLMLVLNLALFGALGLAVWAVQMLWIPITAAGVINGIGHYWGYRNFEAPDASRNIMPWGLIIGGEELHNNHHTYPTSAKFSVKKYEFDIGWVYISLMQKIGWAKVKKLPPKMQLGDIRPVADEKTLEAVIANRYEVMAGYAREMRRATKQELVLLKAKGADLSALKAAKRWLHRDDDKVPVTVRSNLVQARAAHPVLDKMVTMREELRQLWLNTSQSREQLAADLAAWCHRAEASGIAGLRDFSTRLRAART; encoded by the coding sequence ATGTTGCTTCCTGACTCTGCCCTCCTGAGCGCGGCCATCGACTGGCTCGGGAACGGCCTGTGGGATCTCACGTGGTGGCAGATCGTGCTGTACACGCTGTTCACCACGCACATCACCATCGCTGCGGTCACGATCTTCCTGCACCGCACGCAGACGCACCGGGCCATGGATCTAGGCCCGATTCCTTCTCATTTCTTCCGTTTCTGGCTCTGGCTCGGCACCGGCATGGTCACCAAGGAGTGGGTGGCAATCCATCGCAAGCACCACGCGAAGTGCGAAACCGATGAAGACCCTCACAGTCCGCAGGTCAAAGGCATCGACGAGGTATTTTGGCGTGGCGCCGAGCTCTACCGTGCCGAGTCGAAGAACAAGGAGACGATGGACCGCTACGGCCACGGCACGCCGGACGACTGGCTGGAGCGAAATCTCTACTCCCGCTACAGCTGGCAGGGCGTGGGGCTGATGCTGGTGCTAAACCTGGCGCTCTTCGGCGCGCTCGGTCTGGCGGTATGGGCAGTCCAGATGCTCTGGATTCCGATCACTGCGGCCGGCGTCATCAACGGCATTGGCCACTACTGGGGCTATCGCAACTTTGAGGCGCCCGACGCCAGCCGCAACATCATGCCGTGGGGCCTGATCATCGGCGGCGAAGAGCTGCACAACAATCACCACACCTATCCCACGTCTGCCAAGTTTTCGGTCAAGAAGTATGAGTTCGACATTGGTTGGGTCTACATCAGCCTGATGCAGAAGATCGGCTGGGCCAAGGTCAAGAAGCTGCCTCCGAAAATGCAGCTGGGCGATATCCGACCCGTGGCCGACGAGAAGACGCTGGAAGCGGTCATCGCTAACCGTTACGAAGTGATGGCCGGCTACGCCCGTGAGATGCGCCGCGCCACCAAGCAGGAACTGGTATTGCTCAAGGCAAAGGGTGCCGACCTGTCTGCGCTGAAGGCTGCCAAGCGCTGGTTGCATCGCGACGACGACAAGGTGCCGGTCACCGTTCGTTCAAACCTTGTGCAGGCCCGTGCGGCCCACCCGGTTCTTGACAAGATGGTGACGATGCGTGAAGAGCTGCGCCAGCTCTGGCTCAATACCTCCCAGTCGCGTGAACAACTGGCCGCCGATCTGGCTGCCTGGTGCCATCGGGCTGAAGCCAGCGGCATTGCGGGATTGCGTGACTTCTCCACACGGTTGCGTGCTGCCCGCACCTGA
- the rpmB gene encoding 50S ribosomal protein L28, with protein MARVCEVTGKGPMVGNNVSHANNKTKRRFLPNLQYRRFFVESENRWVRLRVSGAALRLIDKKGIDAVLADLRARGQA; from the coding sequence ATGGCACGCGTATGCGAAGTCACGGGCAAGGGCCCGATGGTCGGAAACAACGTTTCCCACGCCAACAACAAAACCAAGCGCCGGTTCCTCCCGAACCTGCAATATCGCCGCTTCTTTGTCGAGAGCGAAAACCGCTGGGTGCGCCTGCGTGTTTCCGGCGCTGCGCTGCGCCTTATCGACAAGAAGGGCATTGACGCCGTGCTCGCAGACCTGCGTGCGCGCGGCCAAGCTTAA
- the rpmG gene encoding 50S ribosomal protein L33 — MATSKGGREKIKLESTAGTGHFYTTSKNKKTMPEKMSIMKFDPKARKHVEYKEIKLK; from the coding sequence ATGGCAACGAGCAAAGGCGGACGCGAAAAGATCAAGCTGGAATCCACAGCGGGTACCGGCCATTTCTACACGACGAGCAAGAACAAGAAGACGATGCCTGAAAAGATGTCGATCATGAAGTTCGATCCCAAGGCACGCAAGCACGTCGAATACAAAGAAATCAAACTGAAGTAA
- a CDS encoding Crp/Fnr family transcriptional regulator codes for MSMLSNLELLRRVPLFAALTPAQSASIADAIVKKRFKRAEVVVEQGKKSDALYIILTGRARVMSTDSRGREVILATLHPGDYIGEMSMIDDEPHSATVRTEVQTDVLMLGRDAFARCLPENSSMSYNIMRGLVSRLRHADRKIESLALMDVYGRVARSLLEFAVDDGAGNLKVRDKISRQDLAKMVGASREMVSRVMKDLEERGFVQTQSDGSMIVKERLSSLA; via the coding sequence ATGTCGATGCTGTCCAATCTTGAATTGCTCCGCCGCGTGCCGCTGTTTGCCGCGCTGACGCCGGCTCAGTCGGCGAGCATTGCCGATGCGATTGTCAAGAAGCGCTTCAAGCGCGCCGAAGTGGTTGTCGAGCAAGGAAAGAAGTCGGATGCGCTCTACATCATCCTCACCGGCCGCGCCCGCGTAATGAGTACCGACAGCCGCGGCCGCGAAGTCATCCTCGCGACGCTTCACCCCGGTGACTACATCGGCGAGATGAGCATGATTGACGACGAGCCGCATTCGGCCACTGTGCGCACCGAGGTCCAGACCGACGTGCTGATGCTCGGGCGTGATGCCTTCGCGCGTTGTCTGCCCGAGAACTCATCGATGTCATACAACATCATGCGCGGGCTGGTTTCGCGGCTGCGCCACGCCGATCGCAAGATCGAGTCGTTGGCACTCATGGACGTCTATGGCCGCGTTGCCCGCTCCCTGCTCGAATTCGCGGTGGACGATGGAGCGGGCAACCTCAAGGTGCGTGACAAGATCTCACGCCAGGATTTGGCCAAGATGGTCGGCGCATCGCGCGAGATGGTCAGCCGCGTCATGAAGGACCTGGAGGAAAGAGGCTTCGTTCAGACGCAATCCGACGGGTCCATGATCGTCAAGGAACGACTTTCATCGCTTGCTTGA
- the trxB gene encoding thioredoxin-disulfide reductase — protein sequence MSSSSRHAKVLILGSGPAGYTAAVYAARANLQPMLITGIAQGGQLMTTTEVDNWPADVHGVQGPDLMQRFLEHAERFKTEIVFDHINKVDLSNRPFTLTGDSGTYTCDSLVIATGASAKYLGLDSEQHFMGRGVSGCATCDGFFYREQEVCVIGGGNTAVEEALYLSNIASKVTLVHRRDKFRAEPILIDKLHEKVKEGKIQLKLHSTLDEVLGDDSGVTGIRLKNTQTGATEQVDLKGCFIAIGHHPNTDIFQGQLEMKDGYILTRSGLQGFATMTSIPGVFAAGDVQDHVYRQAITSAGTGCMAALDAQRFLEQDGTL from the coding sequence ATGTCGTCCTCTTCACGCCACGCCAAGGTACTCATTCTGGGCTCGGGCCCTGCCGGATATACCGCTGCGGTCTATGCGGCGCGCGCCAATCTGCAGCCGATGCTGATTACCGGCATCGCCCAGGGCGGCCAGCTCATGACCACGACCGAGGTCGATAACTGGCCGGCCGACGTGCATGGCGTCCAAGGGCCGGATCTGATGCAGCGTTTCCTGGAGCATGCCGAGCGCTTCAAGACCGAGATCGTGTTCGACCACATCAACAAGGTCGACCTGAGCAACCGCCCCTTCACGCTGACTGGCGACAGCGGCACCTACACCTGCGATTCGCTGGTGATCGCCACAGGTGCATCAGCCAAGTACCTCGGGCTCGACTCGGAGCAGCACTTCATGGGGCGCGGCGTCTCGGGCTGTGCGACATGCGACGGCTTCTTCTACCGCGAGCAGGAAGTGTGCGTGATCGGCGGCGGCAACACCGCAGTCGAGGAAGCTCTCTATCTCTCGAACATCGCGAGCAAGGTCACGCTGGTACATCGTCGCGACAAGTTCCGCGCCGAACCGATCCTGATCGACAAGCTTCACGAGAAGGTCAAGGAAGGCAAGATCCAGCTCAAGCTCCACAGCACGCTGGACGAGGTGCTCGGCGACGATTCGGGCGTGACAGGCATTCGGCTGAAGAACACGCAGACCGGAGCAACCGAGCAGGTCGACCTCAAGGGCTGCTTCATCGCGATCGGCCATCACCCGAACACCGACATCTTCCAGGGGCAACTGGAAATGAAGGACGGCTACATCCTCACCCGCTCGGGCTTGCAGGGCTTCGCGACCATGACCAGCATTCCGGGCGTCTTCGCCGCGGGCGACGTACAAGACCACGTATACCGTCAGGCGATCACCAGTGCCGGTACCGGCTGCATGGCGGCGCTGGACGCCCAACGCTTTCTGGAGCAGGACGGAACACTCTGA
- a CDS encoding branched-chain amino acid ABC transporter permease — MDILLQQIINGLVLGSMYALIALGYTMVYGIINLINFAHGEVLMVGALTSWTIIGWMQTAMPGTPGWIVLILALIIACVVAATLNFTIEKVAYRPLRNSPKLAPLITAIGMSILLQTLAMIIWKPTNKAYPNLLSTTPIHVGGAVISPTQVMILSVTAFCLVVLMWLVNYTKLGRAMRATAENPRVAALMGIRPDMVISATFIIGAVLAAVAGVMYASNYGIAQHAMGFIPGLKAFTAAVFGGIGNLAGAVVGGILLGLIEAIGSGYIGALTGDVLGSHYSDIFAFIVLIIMLTLRPSGLLGERVADRA; from the coding sequence ATGGATATCTTGCTGCAGCAGATCATCAACGGTCTGGTTCTCGGCAGCATGTACGCCTTGATAGCCTTGGGCTACACCATGGTGTACGGCATCATCAACCTCATCAACTTCGCGCACGGCGAAGTCCTCATGGTCGGAGCGCTCACCAGCTGGACCATCATCGGCTGGATGCAGACCGCGATGCCCGGCACCCCCGGCTGGATCGTCCTCATCCTCGCGCTCATTATCGCCTGCGTGGTTGCCGCCACGCTCAACTTCACGATCGAGAAGGTGGCCTACCGGCCGCTGCGCAACAGCCCCAAGCTGGCGCCGCTGATCACCGCCATCGGCATGTCGATCCTGCTGCAGACGCTGGCGATGATCATCTGGAAGCCAACCAACAAGGCCTATCCCAACCTCCTGTCTACCACACCGATCCACGTCGGCGGTGCCGTGATCTCGCCGACACAGGTCATGATTCTCAGCGTCACCGCTTTTTGCCTCGTGGTCCTGATGTGGCTGGTCAACTACACCAAGCTCGGTCGCGCGATGCGCGCCACGGCCGAGAACCCGCGCGTCGCGGCGCTGATGGGGATTCGGCCCGACATGGTCATCTCGGCCACCTTCATCATCGGGGCCGTGCTGGCAGCAGTGGCCGGCGTGATGTACGCGTCCAACTACGGCATCGCGCAGCATGCGATGGGCTTCATTCCCGGCTTGAAGGCCTTCACCGCCGCGGTGTTCGGCGGCATCGGCAACCTGGCGGGCGCAGTGGTCGGCGGCATCTTGCTGGGGCTGATCGAAGCCATCGGCTCGGGCTACATCGGCGCACTCACCGGCGACGTGCTGGGCAGCCACTACAGCGACATCTTCGCTTTCATCGTGCTGATCATCATGCTTACGCTGCGACCCTCGGGCCTGCTCGGCGAGCGGGTGGCGGACCGGGCCTGA
- a CDS encoding replication-associated recombination protein A: MAPTSHQPLAERLRPKTLGEVIGQQHLLGPGMPLRIAFESGQPHSCILWGPPGTGKTTIARLMADAFDAQFLSISAVLGGVKDIREAVERATTARDGLEQRRTIVFVDEVHRFNKSQQDAFLPHVESGLFTFIGATTENPSFEVNSALLSRAAVYVLKSLTEEDLRQIVVRAQDIQAVPAIEPKAVERLVAYADGDARRLLNTLETLSVAAAAEKRDDIGDDWLLRVLGERMRRYDKGGEQFYDTISALHKSVRGSDPDAALYWFVRMLDGGADPRYMARRLVRMASEDIGLADPRALRLALDAAEVYERLGSPEGELALAECVIYLAMAPKSNAVYQAYNEVRALIQQDATRPVPLHLRNAPTRLMKQLDYGRGYRYAHDEEGGFAAGERYLPDGLEPRQPFYRPVERGLEIRIGEKLRDLRKRNEDAGR; this comes from the coding sequence ATGGCTCCCACCTCTCATCAGCCCCTGGCCGAGCGCCTGCGTCCAAAGACATTGGGCGAGGTCATCGGCCAGCAGCACCTGCTCGGCCCGGGCATGCCGCTGCGCATTGCCTTCGAATCAGGTCAGCCGCATTCCTGCATACTGTGGGGCCCACCCGGCACCGGCAAGACCACCATCGCGCGGCTGATGGCGGATGCCTTCGATGCGCAGTTCCTCAGCATCAGCGCCGTGCTCGGCGGCGTGAAGGACATCCGCGAGGCCGTGGAGCGTGCGACGACCGCGCGCGATGGCCTGGAGCAGCGCCGCACCATCGTTTTCGTCGACGAAGTGCACCGCTTCAACAAGAGCCAGCAGGACGCCTTCCTGCCCCACGTGGAATCGGGCCTGTTCACCTTCATCGGCGCCACGACGGAGAATCCGTCCTTCGAGGTCAACTCGGCGCTGCTGTCGCGCGCAGCAGTCTACGTTCTGAAGTCGCTGACCGAGGAAGACCTCCGCCAGATCGTCGTCCGAGCGCAGGACATCCAGGCCGTGCCGGCCATCGAGCCCAAGGCAGTGGAGCGGCTCGTGGCCTACGCGGACGGCGACGCACGCCGGCTGCTCAATACGCTCGAGACCCTCTCCGTCGCGGCCGCTGCCGAAAAGCGCGACGACATCGGCGACGACTGGCTGTTGCGCGTGCTGGGCGAGCGCATGCGCCGCTACGACAAGGGCGGGGAGCAGTTCTACGACACGATTTCAGCGCTGCACAAGTCGGTGCGCGGCAGCGATCCCGATGCCGCGCTTTACTGGTTCGTGCGCATGCTCGATGGCGGGGCCGACCCGCGCTACATGGCACGCCGGCTGGTGCGCATGGCCAGCGAGGACATCGGCTTGGCCGATCCGCGCGCGCTTCGGCTCGCGCTCGACGCCGCCGAGGTCTACGAGCGCCTGGGCTCGCCCGAGGGTGAGCTGGCGCTGGCCGAGTGCGTGATCTACCTCGCGATGGCGCCGAAGTCGAACGCGGTCTATCAGGCCTACAACGAGGTTCGCGCACTGATCCAGCAGGACGCCACGCGCCCCGTGCCCCTGCACCTGCGCAATGCGCCGACGCGTCTCATGAAGCAGCTCGACTACGGCAGGGGCTACCGCTACGCGCACGACGAGGAAGGCGGCTTCGCGGCCGGCGAGCGCTATCTGCCCGACGGCCTGGAGCCTCGGCAGCCCTTCTACCGGCCGGTGGAGCGCGGGCTTGAAATCCGCATCGGCGAAAAATTGCGAGATTTGCGCAAGCGCAACGAAGACGCGGGCCGCTGA
- a CDS encoding branched-chain amino acid ABC transporter permease, giving the protein MKDTKKIVYVAIAAIALLALPLLLQSQGNAWVRIADIALLYVLLALGLNIVVGYAGLLDLGYVAFFAIGAYLFALLGSPHLTDTFPAIKAMFPNGLHSSLLLVVPAAFGLAALFGVLLGAPTLKLRGDYLAIVTLGFGEIIRVFLNNLDHPFNLTNGPKGITAIDPVHFWGLNLGKALKLGDYSISSVSLYYYLFLALVLITIVISHRLQLSRIGRAWMAIREDEIAAKAMGINTRNMKLLAFGMGASFGGVSGAMFAAFQGFVSPESFSLMESVMIVAMVVLGGIGHLPGVILGAVLLAALPEVLRYVAAPLQAMTDGRLDASILRQLFIALAMIVIMLVRPRGLWPSPEHGKSLQRRGAAPAPTSGMPAAAPGIETPADELPGAASRPMSINP; this is encoded by the coding sequence ATGAAAGACACGAAAAAGATTGTCTACGTCGCGATTGCGGCCATCGCCCTGCTGGCGCTGCCGCTGTTGCTGCAGAGCCAGGGCAACGCGTGGGTGCGCATTGCCGATATCGCGCTGCTCTATGTGCTGCTGGCCCTGGGTCTGAATATCGTGGTCGGCTACGCCGGCCTGCTCGACCTTGGCTATGTGGCCTTCTTCGCCATCGGGGCCTACCTCTTTGCGTTGCTCGGATCGCCGCACCTGACGGACACCTTCCCGGCGATCAAGGCCATGTTCCCCAATGGCCTGCACAGCTCTCTGCTGCTCGTGGTCCCGGCGGCCTTCGGGCTTGCCGCGCTGTTCGGCGTGCTGCTCGGTGCACCCACGCTGAAGCTGCGCGGCGACTACCTCGCGATCGTCACGCTGGGTTTCGGCGAGATCATCCGAGTGTTCCTCAACAACCTGGACCACCCCTTCAACCTCACGAACGGGCCCAAGGGCATCACAGCCATCGATCCGGTGCATTTCTGGGGCCTCAATCTCGGCAAGGCGCTCAAGCTGGGCGACTACTCGATCTCCTCGGTCTCGCTGTACTACTACCTGTTCCTCGCCCTGGTTCTCATCACCATCGTGATCTCGCACCGCCTGCAGCTGTCGCGCATCGGCCGCGCCTGGATGGCGATCCGCGAGGACGAGATCGCCGCGAAGGCGATGGGCATCAACACGCGCAACATGAAGCTGCTGGCCTTCGGCATGGGCGCGAGCTTCGGCGGTGTCTCGGGCGCCATGTTTGCCGCCTTCCAGGGCTTCGTCTCGCCCGAGTCCTTCAGTTTGATGGAGTCGGTGATGATCGTCGCCATGGTGGTGCTGGGCGGCATCGGCCACCTGCCCGGCGTGATCCTGGGCGCAGTGCTGCTGGCTGCCTTGCCCGAGGTGCTGCGCTACGTGGCGGCGCCGCTTCAGGCCATGACCGATGGACGGCTCGATGCGTCCATCCTGCGCCAGCTCTTCATCGCGCTGGCCATGATCGTCATCATGCTGGTACGTCCGCGTGGCCTCTGGCCTTCGCCGGAACACGGCAAGTCGCTGCAGCGCAGGGGCGCCGCGCCCGCGCCGACATCCGGCATGCCTGCCGCCGCGCCAGGCATCGAGACGCCTGCCGACGAGCTCCCCGGTGCTGCCTCGCGCCCCATGTCCATTAATCCGTGA
- a CDS encoding DNA translocase FtsK, which yields MTYSLNTLQSSASGDAQPVRARAMRFAHEITLIAGFVALLFWLLAMLSYTPSDAAWSTSGTGGEVKNWAGRIGAWLADASYFLAGYSVWWCLAAGLRVWLSSLAGWMRGGEAVAEQAPRGRFNRSRLAFWFGLVLLLCASVVLEWSRLYRLESHLPGHGGGVLGYLVGPLSVRWMGFTGSALIAIAAGVIGSALVFRFSWSQIAERIGSRLYSLFELRREKREIAEDIAMGKKAVREREELASVEQGDEPDSPDEELRIVPRPKRRPPAPPVQIEPAMTEVPRSDRVAKERQKPLFRELPDSKLPQVDLLDAAQGRQETVSADTLEMTSRLIEKKLKDFGVEVRVVLASPGPVITRYEIEPATGVKGSQIVNLAKDLARSLSLVSIRVVETIPGKNYMALELPNAKRQSIRLSEILGSQVYNEGKSMLTMGLGKDIIGNPVVADLAKMPHVLVAGTTGSGKSVGINAMILSLLYKAEARDVRLLMIDPKMLEMSVYEGIPHLLAPVVTDMRQAAHGLNWCVAEMERRYKLMSKLGVRNLAGYNTKIDEAKAREEFIYNPFSLTPDDPEPLKREPHIVVVIDELADLMMVVGKKIEELIARLAQKARAAGIHLILATQRPSVDVITGLIKANIPTRIAFQVSSKIDSRTILDQMGAEALLGMGDMLYMPSGTGLPVRVHGAFVSDDEVHRVVAYLKSQGEPDYIEGVLEGGTVDGDGDLLGEGGSEGGEKDPMYDQAVEIVLKNRKASISLVQRHLKIGYNRAARLVEDMEHAGLVSAMSGSGQREILVPARAE from the coding sequence ATGACCTATTCGCTCAACACCCTTCAATCCTCCGCGTCGGGCGATGCGCAGCCCGTGCGCGCGCGCGCCATGCGATTTGCGCATGAGATCACGCTGATCGCTGGCTTCGTCGCCCTGCTGTTCTGGCTGCTTGCCATGCTGAGCTATACGCCGTCGGACGCCGCCTGGTCGACCTCGGGTACCGGGGGCGAGGTCAAGAACTGGGCCGGTCGCATCGGCGCATGGCTGGCAGATGCCAGCTATTTTCTCGCCGGCTACTCGGTCTGGTGGTGCCTTGCGGCGGGCCTGCGCGTGTGGCTGTCCTCGCTGGCCGGCTGGATGCGCGGCGGCGAAGCGGTAGCCGAACAAGCGCCGCGCGGCCGCTTCAATCGAAGCCGCCTGGCTTTCTGGTTCGGTCTGGTGCTCCTGCTGTGCGCCAGCGTGGTGCTCGAGTGGTCCCGCCTCTACAGGCTCGAATCACACCTGCCCGGCCATGGCGGCGGCGTACTCGGCTACCTGGTCGGTCCGCTCAGCGTGAGATGGATGGGCTTCACCGGCTCTGCGCTGATCGCCATCGCTGCCGGCGTGATTGGCTCGGCCCTCGTGTTCCGCTTCTCCTGGAGCCAGATTGCCGAGCGCATCGGTTCTCGCCTTTATTCGCTATTCGAATTGCGCCGCGAGAAGCGCGAGATCGCCGAAGACATCGCGATGGGCAAGAAGGCGGTGCGCGAGCGCGAAGAACTGGCTTCCGTGGAGCAGGGCGACGAGCCGGATTCGCCTGACGAGGAGTTGCGCATCGTGCCGCGCCCCAAGCGGCGTCCGCCTGCGCCGCCTGTGCAGATCGAGCCGGCCATGACGGAGGTGCCGAGGAGCGACCGCGTTGCCAAGGAGCGCCAGAAGCCGCTCTTCCGCGAGCTGCCCGACAGCAAGCTGCCGCAGGTGGACCTGCTCGATGCCGCGCAGGGACGCCAGGAAACCGTGTCGGCCGACACGCTGGAAATGACTTCGCGCCTGATCGAAAAGAAACTGAAGGACTTCGGCGTCGAGGTCCGCGTCGTGCTCGCCTCGCCCGGCCCGGTCATTACGCGCTACGAGATCGAGCCGGCAACCGGCGTCAAGGGTTCGCAGATCGTCAACCTGGCGAAGGACCTGGCGCGCTCGCTGTCGCTGGTTTCCATCCGCGTCGTCGAGACCATCCCCGGCAAGAACTACATGGCGCTCGAGCTGCCGAATGCCAAGCGCCAGTCGATCCGCTTGAGCGAGATCCTTGGCTCCCAGGTGTATAACGAAGGCAAGTCGATGCTCACGATGGGCCTGGGCAAGGACATCATCGGCAACCCGGTCGTTGCCGACCTCGCGAAGATGCCGCACGTGCTGGTGGCCGGCACCACCGGCTCCGGAAAGTCGGTAGGGATCAACGCAATGATCCTGAGCCTGCTCTACAAGGCCGAGGCGCGCGATGTGCGCTTGCTCATGATCGACCCGAAGATGCTGGAAATGTCCGTCTACGAGGGCATCCCGCATTTGCTCGCGCCGGTCGTCACCGACATGCGCCAGGCGGCCCACGGCCTCAACTGGTGCGTGGCCGAAATGGAGCGCCGCTACAAGCTGATGAGCAAGCTGGGCGTGCGCAACCTGGCAGGCTACAACACCAAGATCGACGAGGCGAAGGCGCGCGAGGAGTTCATCTACAACCCGTTCAGCCTGACGCCCGACGATCCCGAGCCTCTCAAGCGCGAGCCCCACATCGTGGTCGTGATCGACGAACTCGCCGACCTGATGATGGTGGTGGGCAAGAAGATCGAGGAACTGATCGCCCGCCTGGCGCAGAAGGCGCGCGCCGCCGGCATCCACCTGATCCTCGCCACACAGCGGCCCAGCGTTGACGTCATCACCGGCCTGATCAAGGCCAACATCCCCACTCGCATTGCCTTCCAGGTCTCGAGCAAGATCGATTCGCGGACCATCCTCGACCAGATGGGTGCCGAGGCGCTGCTGGGCATGGGCGACATGCTCTATATGCCGAGCGGCACCGGGCTGCCGGTGCGCGTGCACGGCGCCTTCGTGAGCGACGACGAGGTGCACCGTGTCGTCGCCTACCTCAAGTCCCAGGGCGAACCGGACTACATCGAAGGGGTGCTGGAAGGGGGAACCGTCGATGGCGACGGCGATCTACTCGGTGAAGGTGGCAGCGAAGGCGGCGAGAAAGACCCGATGTACGACCAGGCGGTCGAGATCGTTCTTAAAAACCGCAAGGCCAGCATTTCGCTGGTGCAGCGCCACCTGAAGATCGGCTACAACCGGGCCGCGCGCCTGGTCGAGGACATGGAACATGCAGGCCTGGTGAGCGCGATGAGCGGCAGCGGCCAGCGCGAGATCCTCGTCCCTGCGCGTGCCGAATGA